A window of the Virgibacillus pantothenticus genome harbors these coding sequences:
- a CDS encoding YpdA family putative bacillithiol disulfide reductase, producing MQQEKVIVVGGGPCGMSAAIELQNVGIQPLIIEKGNIVDAIYHYPTHQTFFSSSDKLEIGDVAFITEQHKPVRNQALSYYRAVAERKQLRIRTFEQVIKVEQMGDEFRVITTKQEYVAQQVVIATGYYGQPNMMDIPGEELEKVSHYFKEGHPYFRKDVAVIGGKNSAVDAAMELHKAGANVTVLYRGSKYSESIKPWILPEFDSLVRKEKVKMIFHAEVCEITNEALIYKIGQKKYTLPNDYVFAMTGYHPDFSLLTSIGVKVNQATGEPNYDETTYETNIAGVYIAGVVAAGFNNNKIFIENGRFHGEAIARSIAAKIN from the coding sequence ATGCAACAAGAAAAAGTAATTGTCGTTGGTGGAGGACCTTGTGGAATGTCTGCTGCTATCGAATTGCAAAATGTAGGGATACAACCGTTAATTATTGAAAAAGGGAATATCGTAGATGCGATTTATCATTATCCAACCCACCAAACTTTTTTTAGCTCCAGTGATAAGTTAGAAATTGGAGATGTCGCATTTATTACAGAACAACATAAACCAGTACGCAACCAGGCGCTTTCCTATTATCGTGCCGTGGCTGAACGTAAGCAATTGAGAATTCGTACATTTGAACAAGTGATAAAGGTAGAACAAATGGGTGATGAATTTCGCGTCATTACGACAAAACAAGAATACGTTGCACAACAAGTCGTAATAGCTACAGGATATTATGGTCAACCAAATATGATGGATATACCTGGAGAAGAGCTGGAGAAAGTATCGCATTACTTTAAGGAAGGTCATCCATATTTTCGTAAAGATGTCGCAGTTATTGGCGGGAAAAATTCAGCTGTGGATGCAGCAATGGAACTACACAAAGCTGGTGCTAACGTTACGGTGCTTTACCGAGGTAGTAAGTATTCTGAAAGTATTAAGCCATGGATATTACCAGAATTTGATTCACTTGTACGAAAAGAAAAAGTTAAGATGATCTTTCATGCTGAGGTTTGTGAAATTACAAATGAGGCATTAATTTATAAAATTGGTCAAAAAAAATACACGCTACCAAATGACTACGTATTTGCAATGACGGGTTATCATCCTGATTTTTCATTGTTAACATCTATTGGGGTAAAAGTGAATCAAGCAACAGGGGAACCTAATTACGATGAAACAACGTATGAAACGAATATAGCTGGTGTATATATAGCTGGAGTTGTTGCAGCTGGTTTTAATAATAATAAAATTTTTATCGAAAATGGTCGATTTCATGGTGAAGCCATTGCCCGTTCTATTGCAGCAAAAATAAACTAG
- a CDS encoding ECF transporter S component codes for MNTYKLTLIAILAALAVIGRYWFAFLPNVQPVTAIIIIAGVILGPVSALLLTVIVVLVSNMLLGMGIWTIWQMISWGMIGAISGWIGKIFPRTPFLFLVIFSIFTGYFYGFIISLTTYQITGSFWPYYISGLPFDTNHAIGNAVFMLMFYPLITYLIKKYASYRFPINNND; via the coding sequence ATGAATACGTATAAACTGACTCTAATTGCGATACTAGCTGCACTTGCCGTTATAGGAAGATATTGGTTTGCATTTCTTCCTAATGTGCAGCCAGTTACAGCAATCATCATTATTGCTGGTGTGATATTAGGACCAGTTAGTGCATTATTATTAACGGTAATTGTTGTTCTTGTTTCCAATATGCTACTTGGAATGGGGATTTGGACGATATGGCAGATGATTTCATGGGGAATGATTGGAGCCATCAGTGGTTGGATTGGGAAAATATTTCCACGTACTCCATTTCTGTTTTTGGTTATATTTTCTATTTTTACGGGTTATTTTTATGGGTTTATCATTTCATTAACGACTTACCAAATAACCGGTTCATTTTGGCCTTATTACATAAGCGGTTTACCATTTGATACGAATCATGCGATCGGTAATGCCGTGTTTATGCTTATGTTTTACCCGCTAATTACATACTTAATAAAGAAATATGCTTCGTACCGTTTTCCTATTAATAATAACGACTGA
- a CDS encoding DUF4430 domain-containing protein: MKQWLFRFGAFFIAIALLAGCGTDEAGNTDTKNNQPSENQEAQEEQADETVLITISKDDGAEYLHEKEIPIEEGAILMEVMEENFYIETEQNGEFITSIERLSAKDGEKKGWIYTVNGEMPNVGAAEYKLKPGDKVVFDFQAWE; encoded by the coding sequence ATGAAACAATGGTTATTTCGCTTCGGGGCATTTTTCATCGCCATTGCGCTCTTAGCAGGATGCGGAACCGATGAAGCTGGCAATACGGATACAAAAAACAATCAACCTTCTGAAAATCAAGAAGCACAAGAAGAACAAGCCGATGAAACGGTATTGATCACAATATCGAAGGACGATGGAGCCGAATATTTACATGAAAAGGAAATCCCGATTGAAGAAGGCGCTATTTTAATGGAGGTAATGGAAGAAAATTTTTACATTGAAACAGAACAAAACGGAGAATTTATTACTTCTATTGAACGCTTGTCTGCAAAGGATGGAGAGAAAAAAGGCTGGATTTATACGGTGAATGGCGAGATGCCAAATGTTGGCGCTGCTGAATATAAATTAAAGCCGGGTGACAAAGTAGTTTTTGATTTCCAGGCTTGGGAATGA
- a CDS encoding CPBP family intramembrane glutamic endopeptidase, with protein sequence MKQSDYIKRMDIQELRKQMFISQFFLMVLSFVGSFLLFDSFLEQWQQLFHWNSKDIIFYGILPGFIIVSIDLLLTYTLPAKYYDDDGINEKLFANQPIWFIISISFLVAVTEEMLFRGVIQSTYGYWVASILFALIHFRYLKKPVLLVSILLVSFYLGYLFHITNNLAVTITAHFIVDVLLGFFIRFKREVWVR encoded by the coding sequence ATGAAACAGAGCGATTATATTAAAAGAATGGATATTCAAGAATTACGGAAGCAAATGTTTATTTCTCAGTTTTTTCTCATGGTTCTGAGCTTTGTTGGAAGTTTCTTGTTGTTTGATTCCTTTCTTGAGCAGTGGCAGCAATTGTTTCATTGGAATTCCAAGGACATCATTTTTTATGGGATATTGCCAGGGTTTATTATTGTTTCTATTGATTTGCTTCTAACCTATACCTTACCAGCTAAATATTATGACGATGATGGAATAAATGAAAAGTTGTTTGCAAACCAGCCCATTTGGTTTATCATTTCCATTTCATTTTTAGTTGCTGTAACGGAGGAAATGTTGTTTCGGGGTGTGATTCAATCTACTTACGGATATTGGGTGGCGAGTATACTATTTGCACTTATTCACTTTCGCTACTTAAAAAAGCCGGTATTACTTGTTTCCATATTGTTGGTTAGTTTTTACTTAGGTTACCTTTTTCATATAACCAATAATTTAGCGGTAACTATTACTGCGCATTTTATCGTCGATGTTTTATTAGGTTTTTTCATCCGCTTTAAAAGAGAGGTGTGGGTACGATGA
- a CDS encoding ferredoxin, whose protein sequence is MCYYTKIDRETCIACGACGIAAPDLYDYDDECIAFFVKDHNQGITPIKDTSVDAMLAAYEECPTGSVQISKQPFHQSENVK, encoded by the coding sequence ATGTGTTATTATACAAAAATTGATAGAGAAACATGTATTGCTTGTGGAGCTTGTGGTATAGCAGCCCCAGACCTATATGATTATGACGATGAATGTATTGCTTTTTTTGTTAAAGATCATAATCAAGGCATTACACCAATTAAGGATACATCCGTCGATGCAATGCTAGCTGCTTATGAAGAATGTCCAACCGGTTCTGTCCAAATTTCCAAACAACCGTTTCATCAGTCAGAGAATGTTAAATAA
- a CDS encoding ATP-binding protein, whose protein sequence is MFWRSVVGKLAITILLLVSFVLFILTILLLQFFEDFHIQEAEQDMLQTAEKVSMLVNTHADAHDEKKLIEETTESVKDPASRVAIVSGNGDLWVSDSEDEQLSKLKIDWLEQEGLSSVLTNNVQVQKQMRLPGSEREAMIVGVPMKHQDGAIYVYQSLNVIDKTKAETTKIIFLAAGIAIVLTTIFAFFLSTRITSPLIKMREAAFDLARGEFNTKVPILTHDEIGELALAFNRMGRQLKFHLNALRQEKEQLSSIVSSMADGVITLNRSGDMIVTNAPADRFIEDWYYENNLPYRADERQLPSELKTILQEVIDGETEAMHELSLQGRNWVMVMTPLYDQSYVRGAVAVIRDMTEERRMDKLREDFIANVSHELRTPISMLQGYSEAIVDDIAESKAEKNELAQIIHEESLRMGRLVNELLDLARMEAGHIHLRREEVKVGPYVERIHKKFQGLANDNNISLHLDKTILEPTATFDPDRIEQVFTNLIDNAIRHTSKDGYVNIKVTNDNEAFYVEIQDSGSGIPEEDLPFVFERFYKADKSRTRDKQKKGTGLGLAIAKNIIDAHQGTINVNSKLNQGTAFNFRIPKQWEEK, encoded by the coding sequence ATGTTTTGGCGAAGTGTAGTTGGTAAACTAGCAATAACCATTCTATTGCTAGTTTCTTTCGTGTTATTTATTTTAACTATTTTGCTTTTACAGTTTTTTGAAGATTTCCATATTCAGGAAGCGGAGCAGGATATGTTACAAACTGCTGAAAAAGTATCGATGCTCGTTAATACACATGCTGATGCACATGACGAAAAAAAACTAATTGAAGAAACAACCGAGAGCGTAAAAGACCCAGCTAGTCGAGTAGCGATTGTTTCTGGCAATGGGGACTTATGGGTTTCTGACAGTGAAGATGAGCAATTATCCAAGTTGAAAATAGATTGGTTGGAGCAAGAGGGGCTTTCATCTGTGCTCACCAATAATGTTCAAGTTCAAAAACAAATGAGGTTACCAGGCAGCGAACGAGAAGCGATGATTGTTGGAGTGCCAATGAAGCACCAAGATGGAGCTATTTATGTCTATCAATCATTAAATGTTATTGACAAAACGAAAGCAGAAACAACTAAAATTATTTTTCTCGCAGCTGGAATTGCGATTGTGTTAACAACTATTTTTGCATTTTTCTTGTCCACGAGGATTACCTCTCCACTTATTAAAATGAGAGAGGCTGCTTTCGATTTGGCCAGAGGGGAATTTAACACAAAAGTTCCTATTTTGACGCATGATGAAATAGGAGAGTTAGCGCTAGCCTTTAATCGTATGGGAAGACAGTTAAAGTTCCATTTAAATGCACTAAGACAAGAAAAGGAACAGCTATCCAGTATTGTCAGTTCTATGGCTGATGGGGTTATTACATTAAACCGTTCAGGTGATATGATTGTAACGAATGCTCCAGCAGATCGCTTTATTGAAGATTGGTATTATGAAAATAATCTCCCTTATCGTGCAGATGAAAGACAATTGCCATCTGAATTAAAAACAATTTTACAAGAAGTCATCGATGGGGAAACAGAAGCCATGCACGAACTTAGTTTACAAGGAAGAAATTGGGTTATGGTTATGACTCCATTATACGATCAATCCTATGTTCGCGGTGCTGTAGCTGTAATAAGAGATATGACAGAAGAAAGACGAATGGACAAGTTACGGGAAGATTTTATTGCCAATGTATCTCATGAGTTGCGTACTCCAATTTCCATGCTTCAAGGCTATAGTGAAGCAATTGTCGATGATATTGCAGAATCAAAAGCAGAAAAAAATGAATTAGCACAAATCATTCATGAAGAATCACTGCGAATGGGTCGATTAGTTAATGAACTATTGGACTTAGCACGGATGGAAGCTGGTCATATTCATTTGCGTAGAGAAGAAGTCAAGGTTGGACCTTATGTCGAAAGAATTCACAAGAAATTTCAAGGGCTTGCCAACGATAATAATATCTCGTTACATCTAGATAAAACCATTTTAGAACCTACTGCAACATTCGATCCAGACCGCATAGAGCAAGTCTTTACGAATCTGATCGATAATGCAATCCGACACACGAGTAAGGATGGTTATGTAAATATTAAAGTAACGAATGATAACGAAGCATTTTATGTGGAAATTCAAGATAGCGGAAGTGGTATTCCGGAAGAAGATCTGCCATTTGTATTTGAGCGTTTTTATAAAGCTGATAAATCAAGAACGAGAGATAAGCAGAAAAAAGGGACTGGTTTAGGGTTGGCCATCGCCAAGAATATTATTGATGCGCACCAAGGGACGATCAATGTCAATAGTAAGCTCAACCAGGGGACAGCATTTAATTTTCGCATACCGAAACAATGGGAAGAAAAGTAG
- a CDS encoding RecQ family ATP-dependent DNA helicase, which yields MQHHVDYLKQKLTDYFGYDSFRQGQLEIIDDILTGENVLGVLPTGSGKSVCYQLPAMLLDGITIVVSPLISLMMDQVKQLKAKRWKRVTAINSFMDRKEREQVLQSLHTYQLIYVSPELLQQEMFQSRLKTLHVRLFVIDEAHCISQWGHEFRPDYMRLKQIIAHCNYPPILALSATATPKVQTDIIDSLGGLPFTKHIYPIDRTNIAFCIQKVEVEQEKVIILTEILQTYRVPSLIYFSSRQKAEEVAVTLAGKLNRRIAVYHGGMEQHDRISIQQQFMSDQIDVVCCTSAFGMGINKPDIRLIIHYHLTTQMESYIQEVGRAGRDGAASVSLLLYCNKDIQLPKFIISRELPEKHELVTIFQQLKLWYDQEKRLPLQEEEMTQQLNISEIQWRFIRYHFEKHGIIKQNQIYYHSETWKKVYQQIDSYIVERNKIKQTKLTHVLNWVHQTDCLRKHLYKEFQLSYHPATFQCCSNCGFSWENWNPPQKQAPDSMNYSWQEKLKQKLLIGAIYETERLY from the coding sequence ATGCAGCACCATGTTGACTATTTAAAACAGAAATTAACTGATTACTTTGGTTATGATTCTTTTCGTCAAGGACAACTAGAAATCATTGATGATATTTTAACAGGGGAAAATGTCTTAGGTGTATTGCCAACTGGATCTGGAAAGTCTGTGTGCTATCAATTACCAGCAATGTTACTAGATGGAATAACCATTGTTGTATCACCGCTTATTTCCTTAATGATGGATCAAGTGAAGCAATTAAAAGCAAAGCGTTGGAAGCGAGTAACAGCAATTAACAGTTTTATGGATCGAAAAGAACGGGAACAGGTGCTGCAATCGTTACATACATATCAATTAATATATGTTTCTCCTGAATTGCTGCAACAGGAAATGTTTCAAAGTAGGCTGAAAACACTACATGTACGCTTATTTGTTATTGATGAAGCGCACTGTATTTCTCAATGGGGTCATGAATTCAGACCTGACTATATGCGTCTAAAGCAAATTATTGCGCATTGTAATTATCCGCCAATATTAGCTCTTAGTGCCACGGCGACCCCTAAAGTACAAACGGATATTATTGATTCATTAGGAGGATTACCGTTTACGAAACATATTTATCCAATTGATCGGACAAATATTGCGTTTTGTATTCAAAAAGTAGAAGTAGAACAAGAAAAAGTAATCATTTTAACGGAGATTTTACAAACATACCGTGTTCCATCATTAATTTATTTTTCCAGTCGCCAAAAGGCGGAGGAAGTTGCTGTAACTTTAGCTGGTAAACTGAATCGGCGGATTGCAGTGTATCATGGAGGCATGGAGCAGCATGATCGCATTTCCATTCAGCAGCAATTTATGAGCGATCAAATCGATGTTGTTTGTTGTACAAGTGCTTTCGGTATGGGAATCAACAAACCAGATATTCGATTAATTATTCATTATCATTTAACCACGCAGATGGAAAGTTATATTCAGGAAGTTGGCAGAGCGGGGAGGGATGGAGCAGCAAGCGTCAGTCTTTTACTATACTGTAATAAAGATATACAGTTGCCAAAGTTTATAATCAGTCGTGAACTTCCAGAAAAACATGAACTGGTTACGATATTCCAGCAGCTGAAGTTATGGTATGATCAAGAGAAACGTTTGCCTTTACAGGAAGAGGAAATGACCCAGCAGTTAAACATTTCTGAGATCCAATGGCGCTTTATCCGGTATCATTTTGAAAAGCATGGTATCATCAAGCAAAATCAGATTTATTATCATTCTGAGACTTGGAAAAAAGTGTATCAGCAGATTGATTCCTATATTGTAGAAAGAAACAAAATAAAACAGACTAAATTGACTCATGTGCTAAACTGGGTCCATCAAACAGATTGTTTAAGGAAACATTTATATAAAGAGTTTCAGCTTTCGTATCATCCTGCCACATTTCAATGCTGCAGTAACTGTGGATTTTCATGGGAAAACTGGAATCCACCACAAAAGCAAGCGCCAGATAGTATGAACTATTCTTGGCAGGAAAAGCTAAAACAGAAATTACTTATTGGAGCTATTTATGAAACAGAGCGATTATATTAA
- a CDS encoding genetic competence negative regulator, with amino-acid sequence MRIERVSNDQFTIFLTFDDLIERGFTKDDLWYDGSGVRKLFSDMMYEASSELGFELEGALLVQVHLMQAQGMHIIVTQKYEDVDFDDDFVEMKVTLDENKKLLFSFYDFEAIIGVTPYLDSMNITGGKIYYMDPYYYMLLSDTELNGANREDVIAVLSEYANPSIVTTYRLQEYGKLLFSSEAVKQIQALFHN; translated from the coding sequence ATGCGAATTGAAAGAGTGTCTAACGACCAGTTTACGATTTTTTTGACATTTGATGACTTAATTGAGCGAGGTTTTACAAAGGACGATTTATGGTATGATGGGTCAGGTGTCCGAAAACTATTTAGTGATATGATGTATGAAGCTAGTTCGGAATTGGGCTTTGAGCTGGAAGGGGCACTGCTTGTACAAGTTCATTTAATGCAAGCCCAAGGAATGCATATTATTGTAACACAGAAGTATGAAGATGTAGATTTTGACGATGATTTTGTTGAAATGAAGGTCACACTGGACGAAAATAAAAAGTTGCTATTTTCTTTTTATGATTTTGAAGCTATTATTGGTGTGACTCCGTATTTAGATTCCATGAATATTACGGGTGGGAAAATATACTATATGGATCCTTATTATTATATGTTATTAAGTGATACGGAGTTGAATGGTGCCAATCGGGAGGATGTTATCGCAGTTTTGTCTGAGTATGCTAACCCGAGCATTGTTACTACTTACCGTTTACAAGAGTATGGAAAGTTGCTTTTCTCTTCGGAGGCAGTAAAACAAATTCAAGCGTTATTTCACAACTAG
- a CDS encoding helix-turn-helix domain-containing protein → MILEGVILSCIHGLQGERSISATYHVISGRKSIQTVQDIHMYDLKQFYSIYPKLSKSYFHKVSNALKKDQLIQAANSNEESYLITPDGMKWLDDYKTEFPLSYFFGLQYGYSSIVFWERLKLLIQTVTNVHMNQFQFIPVVENQAIEKWVKKAYQRIKMDTSAFLIQLHTELQRLLQTFPALMAEIFVDRLTSYDNYGKSIHQLANSYFLTMIDVELTITACLHRMIDIINQNKHAYPVLNGIIPEAETPHVTASALTTYHLLRDGLTVEAIADYRKLRMNTIYDHLVEIALYDSQFPIDAYVPRSDQKIIIRAFNEVNTYKLKLIKEKVPEHISYFHIRLVLTMLTNTQKVGG, encoded by the coding sequence GTGATTTTAGAAGGAGTTATCTTAAGCTGTATACATGGGTTACAAGGTGAAAGATCGATTTCAGCAACCTATCATGTTATATCAGGTAGGAAATCGATTCAAACGGTACAGGATATCCATATGTATGACTTAAAACAATTTTATTCTATTTACCCCAAGCTTTCAAAATCTTATTTTCATAAAGTAAGTAATGCCTTAAAAAAAGACCAACTGATTCAAGCAGCAAATTCTAATGAAGAATCTTACCTGATAACACCTGATGGCATGAAGTGGTTAGACGATTACAAGACAGAATTTCCTCTTTCCTATTTCTTTGGTTTACAATATGGGTATAGCAGTATTGTGTTTTGGGAGCGATTAAAATTGCTTATTCAAACAGTTACAAATGTACATATGAATCAATTCCAATTCATTCCTGTAGTTGAAAATCAAGCAATCGAAAAATGGGTAAAGAAAGCTTACCAGCGAATAAAAATGGATACCTCAGCCTTTTTAATTCAATTACATACTGAATTACAACGATTATTACAAACGTTTCCTGCTCTAATGGCAGAAATTTTTGTCGATCGCCTAACAAGCTATGATAATTATGGGAAGAGTATCCATCAGCTGGCAAATAGTTATTTTCTTACAATGATTGATGTTGAGCTAACGATAACCGCTTGCTTGCACCGCATGATCGATATCATAAATCAAAATAAGCATGCCTATCCGGTTTTAAATGGAATAATACCAGAAGCCGAAACCCCTCATGTGACTGCATCTGCATTAACAACATACCATCTGTTGCGTGACGGTCTTACTGTGGAAGCAATTGCTGATTATAGAAAGTTAAGAATGAATACAATTTACGATCATTTGGTTGAAATTGCATTATATGATTCACAGTTTCCAATTGATGCTTATGTGCCCCGGTCGGATCAAAAGATCATTATCCGTGCTTTTAACGAAGTGAACACATATAAGCTCAAGCTAATAAAAGAAAAAGTACCAGAGCATATTTCCTATTTTCACATTCGCCTAGTTTTAACGATGTTAACAAATACGCAGAAAGTAGGCGGTTAA
- a CDS encoding Glu/Leu/Phe/Val family dehydrogenase translates to MVADNAADSTKEVNEKMDVLSSTRAVVKTALEKLGYPDEVFELFKDPVRMMTVRIPVRMDDGSIKVFTGYRAQHNDAVGPTKGGVRFHPDVTEKEVKALSIWMSLKAGIVNLPYGGGKGGIVCDPREMSFRELEGLSRGYVRAISQIVGPTKDIPAPDVFTNSQIMAWMMDEYSRIDEFNSPGFITGKPIVLGGSHGRESATAKGVTICINEAAKKRGLDVKGARVIVQGFGNAGSFLSKFLYDAGAKVVGISDAYGALYDSDGLDIDYLLDRRDSFGTVTKLFNNTITNQELLEMDCDILVPAAVENQITEENAHNIKASIVVEAANGPTTMEGTKILTERGILLVPDVLASAGGVTVSYFEWVQNNQGYYWSEEEIDEKLHETMIKAFNSIYNTAETRRVDMRLAAYMIGVRKMAEASRFRGWV, encoded by the coding sequence ATGGTAGCCGATAACGCAGCAGATTCTACCAAAGAAGTAAATGAAAAAATGGATGTATTAAGTTCAACACGAGCTGTTGTAAAAACTGCATTGGAGAAACTGGGTTACCCTGATGAAGTCTTTGAACTATTTAAAGATCCAGTTCGAATGATGACAGTTCGTATTCCAGTTCGGATGGACGACGGTTCCATTAAAGTATTTACTGGATATCGTGCCCAGCATAATGATGCAGTTGGACCAACCAAAGGTGGCGTAAGATTTCATCCAGATGTGACTGAAAAAGAAGTGAAAGCATTATCTATCTGGATGAGCTTGAAAGCAGGCATTGTTAATCTGCCATATGGCGGCGGAAAAGGTGGTATTGTGTGTGATCCTCGTGAAATGTCGTTCCGTGAGCTAGAAGGGCTTAGTAGAGGATATGTACGAGCGATCAGCCAAATTGTCGGGCCGACAAAAGACATACCAGCACCAGATGTGTTTACAAATTCGCAAATTATGGCTTGGATGATGGACGAATATAGCCGTATTGATGAATTTAATAGTCCTGGCTTCATCACTGGAAAACCAATTGTACTTGGTGGATCACATGGAAGGGAATCTGCAACTGCGAAAGGTGTCACAATTTGTATTAATGAGGCTGCGAAAAAGAGAGGTCTTGATGTAAAAGGAGCAAGAGTAATCGTCCAAGGGTTTGGGAATGCCGGAAGCTTCCTGTCTAAATTTTTGTACGATGCAGGTGCTAAAGTAGTAGGGATATCGGATGCTTACGGTGCGCTTTACGATTCAGATGGACTAGATATTGATTATTTATTAGATCGTAGGGACAGCTTTGGAACCGTAACCAAACTGTTCAACAACACAATAACAAACCAAGAGTTATTGGAAATGGATTGTGATATTCTCGTACCAGCAGCTGTTGAAAATCAAATTACTGAAGAGAATGCTCATAATATTAAAGCAAGCATTGTAGTTGAAGCTGCGAACGGGCCAACAACGATGGAAGGAACAAAAATTTTAACCGAACGCGGCATCCTATTAGTACCAGATGTATTAGCTTCTGCCGGAGGCGTTACTGTATCCTATTTTGAATGGGTACAAAATAATCAAGGCTATTATTGGTCGGAAGAAGAAATAGATGAAAAGCTGCATGAAACAATGATTAAAGCCTTTAACTCGATTTATAATACAGCAGAAACAAGACGTGTTGATATGCGTTTGGCTGCTTATATGATCGGTGTTCGCAAAATGGCTGAAGCTTCCAGATTCCGCGGCTGGGTTTAA
- a CDS encoding response regulator transcription factor produces the protein MDKESKVLVVDDEERIRRLIRMYMERDGFLVEEAENGREALTLALENHYDVILLDIMMPEMDGVEVCQELRKEKDTPVIMLTAKGEEANRVQGFEIGADDYIVKPFSPREVVLRVKALLRRVSSATFQETDTTAKNVLVFPHLTIDHDAHRVTADGEEVSLTPKEYELLCFLAKSPDKVFNREHLLKEVWQYEFFGDLRTVDTHVKRLREKLNQVSQEAAKMIVTVWGVGYKFEVDED, from the coding sequence ATGGATAAAGAGTCAAAAGTATTAGTGGTGGACGATGAAGAAAGAATTCGCAGACTAATACGTATGTATATGGAACGAGATGGTTTTCTCGTTGAAGAAGCTGAAAATGGAAGAGAAGCATTAACACTTGCCTTGGAAAATCACTACGATGTGATTCTACTGGACATCATGATGCCGGAGATGGATGGTGTGGAGGTTTGCCAAGAACTGCGAAAAGAAAAAGATACGCCGGTTATTATGCTAACAGCAAAAGGCGAAGAAGCTAACCGTGTACAAGGCTTTGAAATCGGAGCCGATGATTATATTGTGAAGCCTTTTAGTCCTCGAGAGGTCGTTTTGCGTGTAAAGGCTTTACTTCGTCGCGTATCCAGTGCTACATTTCAGGAAACGGATACGACAGCGAAAAATGTGTTGGTTTTTCCTCACTTAACCATTGATCATGACGCACATCGTGTAACTGCTGATGGGGAAGAAGTGAGCTTAACACCAAAGGAATATGAGTTATTATGCTTTTTAGCTAAATCTCCGGATAAAGTATTTAATCGTGAGCATTTATTAAAAGAAGTATGGCAATACGAATTTTTTGGAGATTTACGGACAGTTGACACCCATGTTAAAAGACTTCGTGAAAAATTGAACCAAGTATCTCAGGAAGCAGCAAAAATGATTGTGACGGTATGGGGTGTTGGTTATAAGTTTGAGGTGGATGAAGACTGA